The following are encoded together in the Streptococcus oralis genome:
- a CDS encoding DnaD domain protein — protein sequence MKPNDRFSFLKNNRVSQDTSSLVQCYLPIIGQEALSLYLYAITFWDGGQKEHLFSHILNHLNFGMPTLLQSFKVLSSLDLLTLYQKGENYELQLHSPLPSQDFLSHSVYSRLLEKKIGDAAVSAMKQAPSEGEALSVSLSQVFPTLTEEVTPIESKNRVKNDFDLEHFQRLMARDGLRFENEQANVLELFAIADEKKWTWFETYQLAKATAVAQVISVKRMREKIAQKPATSDFSPKEMTIIREAKNKTPLEFLAEIKQTRKGNITQSERELLYQMATLGLLDEVINIVLLLTFNKVDSANVNEKYAMKVANDYAYRKIRTAEEAVLRIRERQQKGQEDKKSKTSSTKTNVPKWSNPEYKNQTSEETRLELERKKQEMLARLEEGGD from the coding sequence ATGAAACCAAATGACCGTTTTTCTTTTCTAAAGAATAATCGGGTGTCGCAAGATACCTCTTCTCTGGTGCAGTGCTACCTCCCGATTATCGGTCAGGAGGCACTGAGCCTCTATCTATATGCCATTACCTTTTGGGATGGTGGACAAAAGGAACACCTCTTTTCCCATATTCTCAACCACTTAAACTTTGGCATGCCGACCTTGCTCCAATCCTTCAAAGTCTTATCTTCCTTAGATTTGTTGACCCTTTATCAGAAGGGGGAAAACTATGAATTACAGCTTCATTCTCCCCTCCCCAGTCAGGATTTTCTAAGTCATTCTGTCTATAGCAGACTGTTAGAGAAAAAGATAGGGGATGCAGCTGTTTCTGCTATGAAACAGGCACCAAGTGAGGGAGAAGCTCTCTCTGTTTCTTTGAGCCAAGTATTTCCAACCTTGACTGAAGAAGTGACACCAATCGAGTCAAAAAACAGGGTGAAAAATGATTTTGACTTGGAACATTTCCAGCGCCTGATGGCTCGGGATGGCTTGCGTTTTGAAAACGAGCAGGCGAATGTTTTGGAATTGTTCGCCATCGCAGATGAAAAAAAATGGACCTGGTTTGAAACCTATCAATTAGCCAAGGCGACAGCAGTAGCTCAGGTTATTTCAGTCAAACGCATGCGTGAAAAGATAGCACAAAAACCAGCTACTTCTGACTTTAGCCCCAAAGAAATGACCATTATCAGGGAAGCCAAAAATAAAACTCCCCTAGAATTTTTAGCCGAAATCAAGCAAACACGTAAGGGGAACATCACCCAAAGTGAAAGAGAACTCCTTTACCAGATGGCGACTTTAGGCTTGTTGGACGAAGTCATTAATATCGTCTTACTTTTAACCTTTAACAAGGTTGATTCGGCCAATGTCAATGAAAAATACGCTATGAAAGTCGCAAACGACTATGCCTATCGCAAGATTCGGACAGCAGAGGAAGCTGTGCTTCGGATTAGAGAGCGTCAGCAAAAAGGCCAGGAAGACAAAAAATCAAAAACTAGCTCGACTAAGACAAATGTTCCTAAGTGGAGTAATCCAGAATACAAGAATCAAACCAGTGAGGAGACTCGTCTGGAACTAGAACGCAAAAAACAAGAAATGTTAGCCCGATTAGAAGAAGGAGGAGACTAA
- the dnaI gene encoding primosomal protein DnaI → MESVGDVIKRQTSRFQYQDLVQQIMKDPDVAAFIQKESLSPEELNRSISKFNQYITERDKFLRGDADYIARGYKPILVMNHGYADVSYEETPELIAAEKEAAIKNRLKLINLPASLKKAKLAQIDLDDLGRLPIFERLYSFVDLYPSIRKGLYLYGDFGVGKSFMMAALAHDLSEKRGASTTILHYPSFVIDVKNAIGEGSVKTLVDDIKLAEVLVLDDIGAEQSTPWVRDEILQVILQYRMQEDLPTFFTSNFNFEDLEKHFAKGKNGNDETWESRRVMERIRYLAEETRLEGENRR, encoded by the coding sequence ATGGAAAGTGTTGGTGACGTTATCAAACGTCAGACAAGTCGTTTTCAGTATCAGGACCTAGTCCAGCAGATCATGAAGGACCCAGATGTAGCGGCTTTTATCCAGAAAGAATCCCTCAGCCCAGAGGAGTTAAATCGAAGCATCTCCAAGTTCAACCAATATATCACAGAACGGGATAAGTTTCTTCGTGGGGATGCGGACTATATAGCGCGTGGCTACAAGCCCATCTTGGTCATGAATCACGGTTATGCGGATGTGTCTTATGAAGAAACACCAGAACTAATCGCGGCAGAAAAAGAGGCTGCAATTAAGAATCGTCTCAAGTTGATTAATCTACCAGCCAGTCTCAAGAAAGCGAAATTAGCTCAGATTGACCTGGATGATCTAGGACGTTTACCGATTTTTGAGAGACTCTATTCCTTTGTTGACCTTTACCCAAGCATCCGAAAAGGCCTCTATCTTTACGGAGATTTTGGTGTTGGTAAGAGTTTCATGATGGCAGCCTTAGCTCACGACCTATCTGAAAAACGTGGGGCCTCAACAACTATTCTCCACTATCCAAGTTTTGTCATTGATGTGAAAAATGCCATCGGTGAAGGCTCTGTGAAGACCTTGGTGGATGACATCAAGTTAGCAGAAGTTCTGGTCTTGGATGATATTGGTGCAGAGCAGTCGACTCCTTGGGTGCGTGATGAGATTCTCCAAGTCATTCTTCAGTACCGCATGCAGGAAGATTTGCCAACCTTTTTCACTTCCAACTTCAATTTTGAAGATTTGGAAAAACATTTTGCAAAAGGCAAGAACGGAAATGATGAAACTTGGGAATCTAGACGTGTCATGGAGCGTATCCGTTATTTAGCAGAGGAAACAAGATTAGAAGGAGAAAATCGTCGATGA
- a CDS encoding NADPH-dependent oxidoreductase, which produces MTETIKLMQSHSSVRRFKEQEIPQEDLNEILKAAQMASTWKNFQSYSVILVRSQEKKDALYELVPQEAIRQSAAFLLFVGDLNRAEKGARLHTDTFQPQGVEGLLITSVDAALAGQNTLLAAESLGYGGVIIGLVRYKSAELAELFKLPDYTYPVFGIALGVPNQKHDVKPRLPLDQLVFEEEYQEVSVEAIEAYDRVQAEYAGARATTTWSQRLAEQFGNPEPSSTRENLEQKKLL; this is translated from the coding sequence ATGACAGAAACGATTAAATTAATGCAAAGCCACTCATCAGTGCGCAGATTTAAGGAGCAAGAGATTCCTCAAGAGGACTTGAATGAGATTTTAAAGGCTGCCCAAATGGCTTCAACTTGGAAAAATTTCCAATCTTATTCAGTGATTTTAGTAAGAAGTCAAGAGAAGAAAGATGCTCTGTATGAACTAGTTCCTCAGGAAGCTATTCGTCAATCAGCAGCATTCTTGCTCTTTGTTGGTGATTTAAACCGTGCAGAAAAAGGAGCTCGTCTCCATACCGATACTTTCCAACCTCAAGGTGTGGAAGGTCTCCTCATTACTTCTGTGGATGCTGCTTTGGCTGGACAAAATACCTTGCTTGCGGCAGAAAGCCTAGGCTATGGTGGAGTGATTATTGGTTTGGTGCGTTATAAATCTGCTGAGTTAGCAGAATTGTTCAAGCTTCCTGATTATACTTATCCTGTATTTGGTATTGCACTAGGTGTGCCGAATCAAAAACATGATGTGAAACCAAGATTGCCTCTTGACCAGCTTGTTTTTGAAGAAGAGTATCAAGAAGTCTCAGTTGAAGCAATTGAAGCTTATGATCGTGTACAAGCAGAGTATGCTGGTGCGCGTGCGACTACAACTTGGAGTCAACGTCTTGCAGAGCAATTCGGTAATCCAGAACCAAGTTCGACTAGAGAAAATCTTGAACAGAAGAAGTTATTGTAG
- the der gene encoding ribosome biogenesis GTPase Der: protein MALPTVAIVGRPNVGKSTLFNRIAGERISIVEDVEGVTRDRIYATGEWLNRSFSMIDTGGIDDVDAPFMEQIKHQAEIAMEEADVIVFVVSGKEGITDADEYVARKLYKTHKPVILAVNKVDNPEMRNDIYDFYALGLGEPLPISSVHGIGTGDVLDAIVENLPHEVEEENPDVIKFSLIGRPNVGKSSLINAILGEDRVIASPVAGTTRDAIDTHFTDEDGQEFTMIDTAGMRKSGKVYENTEKYSVMRAMRAIDRSDVVLMVLNAEEGIREYDKRIAGFAHEAGKGMIIVVNKWDTLEKDNHTMKNWEEDIREQFQYLPYAPIIFVSALTKQRLHKLPHMIKQISESQNTRIPSAVLNDVIIDAIAINPTPTDKGKRLKIFYATQVATKPPTFVIFVNEEELMHFSYLRFLENQIRKAFVFEGTPIHLIARKRK from the coding sequence ATGGCCTTACCAACTGTTGCCATCGTAGGACGTCCCAATGTTGGGAAATCAACCCTGTTTAACCGTATTGCAGGGGAACGCATCTCAATCGTAGAAGATGTCGAAGGAGTAACACGGGACCGTATCTATGCTACTGGTGAATGGCTCAACCGTTCTTTCAGTATGATTGATACAGGAGGGATTGATGACGTTGATGCTCCCTTTATGGAACAAATCAAGCACCAGGCAGAAATTGCCATGGAAGAGGCTGACGTGATCGTCTTTGTAGTTTCCGGTAAAGAAGGAATCACGGATGCAGACGAATACGTAGCACGTAAACTATATAAAACCCATAAACCTGTTATCCTTGCCGTTAACAAGGTTGACAACCCAGAAATGCGAAATGATATTTATGATTTCTACGCTCTTGGTTTGGGTGAACCTCTACCAATCTCGTCTGTACACGGTATCGGGACAGGTGATGTACTGGATGCTATCGTAGAAAATCTCCCACATGAAGTCGAAGAAGAAAATCCGGATGTCATTAAATTCAGCTTAATTGGACGTCCAAATGTCGGAAAATCTAGCTTGATCAATGCTATTTTGGGAGAAGATCGTGTGATTGCTAGTCCCGTAGCTGGTACAACTCGTGACGCTATCGACACGCATTTTACAGATGAAGATGGTCAAGAGTTTACCATGATTGATACGGCAGGTATGCGTAAGTCTGGTAAAGTCTATGAAAACACAGAGAAATACTCAGTCATGCGTGCCATGCGAGCTATTGACCGTTCAGATGTAGTCTTGATGGTCCTCAATGCCGAAGAAGGTATCCGTGAGTATGATAAGCGTATCGCTGGATTTGCCCACGAAGCTGGTAAAGGGATGATTATTGTAGTCAATAAGTGGGATACTCTTGAAAAAGATAACCACACCATGAAAAACTGGGAAGAAGATATCCGTGAGCAGTTCCAATATCTGCCTTACGCACCGATTATCTTTGTTTCTGCTTTGACCAAGCAACGTCTCCACAAGCTACCTCATATGATCAAACAAATCAGCGAGAGCCAAAACACTCGTATCCCATCAGCAGTCTTGAATGATGTCATTATAGATGCTATTGCTATCAACCCAACACCGACAGACAAAGGGAAACGCCTCAAGATTTTCTACGCTACCCAAGTGGCAACCAAGCCACCAACCTTTGTCATCTTTGTCAATGAAGAAGAACTTATGCACTTCTCTTACTTGCGTTTCTTAGAAAATCAAATCCGCAAGGCCTTTGTCTTTGAAGGAACACCGATTCACTTGATCGCGAGAAAACGCAAGTAA
- a CDS encoding TPM domain-containing protein: MKRSRLFKHSLLVRLLGLLMVFLFLSAFTAPEKPEYGIYDPDHYLTDETISQIRELNNVNSKKSEKFQMGVYVVKSLDGETIETVANETARAWKIGYSGDNHGVLIVVAVQDRKSRIETSNNVASKITDYQTHRFLTTARPYFKNGDYNKGVLSIVNNLNYMFYSGSSTTASSSKSSYDYTTNSSRLRELERYAGERSSSRRHRKSSSSDGVIGFGILIYFIVMIIGFLFGGRGGGSRGDDSGGGWWGSDSSDSGSSWSDSGSDSSGGWDGGGFDGGGSSDDW, translated from the coding sequence ATGAAAAGAAGCAGATTATTTAAACATAGTTTGTTGGTTCGCTTGCTTGGATTGCTGATGGTCTTTCTCTTCTTGTCAGCATTTACAGCACCTGAAAAACCTGAGTACGGAATCTATGACCCGGATCATTATTTAACGGATGAGACTATAAGTCAGATTCGGGAATTGAATAATGTCAATAGTAAAAAATCAGAAAAATTCCAGATGGGTGTTTACGTTGTGAAAAGCTTAGATGGAGAAACAATCGAGACTGTAGCCAATGAAACAGCTAGAGCTTGGAAGATTGGCTACTCGGGAGACAATCACGGTGTCTTGATTGTGGTAGCAGTCCAAGATAGAAAATCACGGATTGAAACCAGTAATAATGTGGCCAGTAAGATCACTGACTATCAGACTCACAGGTTCTTGACAACAGCACGTCCTTACTTTAAAAATGGTGATTATAACAAGGGTGTTCTCTCAATAGTCAATAATCTCAACTACATGTTCTATAGTGGATCGAGTACGACTGCTTCAAGTTCTAAAAGTAGTTACGACTATACTACCAACTCTAGTCGCTTAAGGGAACTGGAAAGGTATGCTGGTGAGAGGAGTTCTTCACGACGTCATCGAAAAAGCAGTTCGAGTGACGGAGTTATCGGATTTGGAATTCTCATTTACTTCATCGTGATGATTATCGGATTTCTATTTGGTGGTCGTGGTGGCGGTTCACGTGGAGATGATTCTGGCGGTGGCTGGTGGGGCAGTGACTCATCAGACTCAGGTTCCTCTTGGTCTGATTCGGGCTCCGACTCATCTGGAGGCTGGGACGGCGGTGGCTTTGATGGCGGTGGTTCGTCTGATGACTGGTGA
- a CDS encoding LemA family protein, with protein MKQNKVILSIVAIFFGLLVLGSCSAVTTYNGLVGEQTKVEQAQADVSTALQRRSDLIGNLVESVKGQMNHETEVFTKIADARAKIGSSSVTSEENQKAQGELSSALSRLISLTENYPELKSNQNVEQLMVELSGSENRIFVARKDYNKVAAEYNQKLRSFPTVLFANMMNFKEAETFKETEEAKTVPKVDFGTSSSSQ; from the coding sequence ATGAAACAAAATAAAGTAATTCTCTCAATAGTAGCGATTTTCTTTGGACTACTAGTTCTGGGAAGTTGTTCCGCAGTGACGACCTATAATGGTCTAGTTGGTGAACAGACTAAAGTGGAGCAGGCTCAGGCCGATGTCTCGACAGCCCTCCAACGTCGTTCGGACTTGATTGGTAACTTGGTGGAGTCCGTTAAAGGACAAATGAATCATGAAACCGAAGTCTTTACCAAGATTGCGGATGCTAGAGCTAAAATCGGTAGTAGCTCTGTGACATCGGAAGAAAACCAAAAGGCTCAGGGAGAATTGAGCTCAGCTCTTTCCCGCTTGATTTCCTTGACGGAGAATTATCCAGAACTCAAGAGCAATCAAAATGTTGAGCAACTAATGGTCGAACTTTCAGGCAGTGAAAATCGTATCTTTGTAGCACGTAAGGATTATAACAAGGTCGCAGCCGAGTACAATCAAAAGTTGAGAAGTTTTCCAACCGTGCTTTTTGCGAATATGATGAACTTTAAAGAAGCTGAAACCTTTAAAGAAACAGAAGAAGCCAAGACAGTTCCTAAGGTCGATTTTGGAACATCTTCATCAAGTCAATAA
- a CDS encoding DNA alkylation repair protein, whose protein sequence is MAKKVKDYYDLAYARDLSRRLKEASPTFDGQKFRLLLEKDLENLEFSQRQELLAKSIKDCLPLSYEDSLKVFEKILGPELEGGLGMFSEGYWLWPIGKYVELYGDKEFELSAAFSKELTKRFTGEFSMRPLLARYPKATMTLLLEWSQDENLRVRRLASECMRIRLPWAKRQTVVLDYFEDFTTILTNLKDDRDKSIQKSVANNLNDLYKEDPDKFEKILQTWQKEELSPSCAWIIKHASRTKNKKRATEDLCKKS, encoded by the coding sequence ATGGCTAAAAAAGTAAAAGATTATTATGACTTGGCTTATGCTAGGGATTTGAGTCGACGGTTGAAAGAAGCGTCCCCTACATTTGATGGACAAAAGTTTAGGCTCTTGTTAGAAAAAGACTTGGAAAATTTGGAGTTTAGCCAGCGTCAAGAACTCTTGGCTAAAAGTATCAAAGATTGCCTCCCCCTATCTTATGAGGACTCTCTCAAGGTTTTTGAGAAAATTTTGGGTCCTGAGTTAGAGGGTGGTTTAGGTATGTTCTCAGAAGGATATTGGCTTTGGCCAATCGGAAAATATGTAGAGCTATATGGAGACAAGGAATTTGAATTGAGCGCGGCCTTTAGTAAGGAACTAACCAAGCGATTTACTGGAGAATTTTCTATGAGGCCCTTGCTGGCTCGCTATCCTAAGGCTACAATGACTTTGCTGTTAGAATGGAGTCAGGATGAAAATTTGCGCGTTCGCAGACTTGCCAGCGAATGTATGCGTATCCGTCTGCCTTGGGCTAAGAGACAAACCGTGGTATTGGATTATTTTGAGGATTTCACCACTATTCTGACCAATCTAAAAGATGATAGAGATAAGTCTATTCAAAAAAGTGTAGCCAATAATCTAAATGATTTGTACAAGGAAGACCCTGATAAGTTTGAAAAGATTCTTCAAACTTGGCAAAAGGAGGAGCTAAGTCCAAGTTGTGCTTGGATCATCAAGCATGCATCTCGAACAAAAAACAAAAAAAGAGCCACAGAAGATTTATGCAAAAAAAGCTGA
- the secA gene encoding preprotein translocase subunit SecA → MANILKTIIENDKGELRRLEKMADKVLNYESQMAAMSDEELKAKTDEFKERYNKGESLDSLLYEAFAVVREAAKRVLGLFPYKVQVMGGIVLHHGDVPEMRTGEGKTLTATMPVYLNALAGKGVHVVTVNEYLTERDATEMGELYSWLGLSVGINLAAKSPMEKKEAYLCDITYSTNSEIGFDYLRDNMVVRAENMVQRPLNYALVDEVDSILIDEARTPLIVSGANAVETSQLYHMADHFVKSLDKDDYIIDVQSKTIGLSDSGIDKAESYFKLENLYDIENVALTHFIDNALRANYIMILDIDYVVSEEQEILIVDQFTGRTMEGRRYSDGLHQAIEAKEGVPIQDETKTSASITYQNLFRMYKKLAGMTGTGKTEEEEFREIYNIRVIPIPTNRPIQRIDHSDLLYASLDAKFKAVVEDVKARHQKGQPVLVGTVAVETSDFLSKKLVAAGVPHEVLNAKNHYREAQIIMNAGQRGAVTIATNMAGRGTDIKLGEGVRELGGLCVIGTERHESRRIDNQLRGRSGRQGDPGESQFYLSLEDDLMKRFGSERLKGVFERLNMSDEAIESRMLTRQVEAAQKRVEGNNYDTRKQVLQYDDVMREQREIIYAQRYDVITADRDLAPEIHAMIRRTIGRIVDAHARSKEDEKMEAILNFAKYNLLPEDSISRSDLAGLSDQAIKDELFQRALKVYDSQVAKLRDEDAVKEFQKVLILRVVDNKWTDHIDALDQLRNAVGLRGYAQNNPVVEYQAEGFRMFNDMIGSIEFDVTRLMMKAQIHEQERPQTEHNISTTATRNIAAQQASLPEDLDLSQIGRNDQCPCGSGKKFKNCHGKRQ, encoded by the coding sequence ATGGCTAATATTTTAAAAACGATTATTGAAAATGATAAAGGAGAACTTCGTCGTCTGGAAAAGATGGCTGATAAGGTTCTTAACTATGAGAGCCAAATGGCTGCAATGTCAGACGAAGAACTAAAAGCGAAAACTGACGAATTTAAAGAACGTTACAACAAGGGTGAATCGCTTGATTCATTGCTATATGAGGCTTTTGCAGTAGTTCGTGAAGCTGCAAAACGTGTCCTTGGGCTCTTCCCTTATAAGGTTCAGGTAATGGGGGGAATCGTTCTTCACCATGGTGACGTTCCAGAGATGCGTACCGGTGAAGGGAAGACCTTGACGGCGACCATGCCAGTGTACCTCAATGCCCTTGCAGGTAAAGGGGTTCACGTAGTTACAGTCAATGAATACCTAACAGAACGTGACGCGACTGAGATGGGTGAGCTCTACTCATGGCTCGGTTTGTCAGTAGGGATCAACTTGGCAGCTAAATCTCCAATGGAGAAAAAAGAGGCTTACCTTTGCGACATTACCTACTCAACAAACTCAGAGATTGGTTTCGACTACCTTCGTGACAACATGGTCGTTCGTGCAGAAAACATGGTGCAACGTCCACTCAATTATGCCTTGGTCGATGAGGTTGACTCAATTTTGATCGACGAAGCTCGTACACCATTGATCGTTTCAGGTGCCAACGCAGTTGAGACAAGCCAACTCTACCATATGGCAGACCACTTCGTGAAATCCTTGGATAAGGATGACTATATCATTGACGTTCAGTCTAAGACGATCGGTTTGTCAGATTCTGGTATTGACAAGGCTGAAAGCTACTTCAAACTAGAAAATCTCTACGACATTGAAAATGTGGCTCTTACTCACTTTATCGACAATGCCCTCCGTGCTAACTATATCATGATTCTCGATATCGACTATGTGGTTAGTGAAGAGCAGGAAATCTTGATCGTCGACCAATTTACAGGTCGTACCATGGAAGGTCGTCGTTACTCTGATGGTTTACACCAAGCGATTGAAGCAAAAGAAGGTGTGCCAATCCAAGACGAGACCAAGACTTCAGCTTCTATTACCTACCAAAACCTCTTCCGTATGTATAAGAAATTGGCAGGGATGACAGGTACTGGTAAAACAGAAGAAGAAGAATTCCGTGAAATTTACAACATTCGTGTTATCCCAATCCCAACTAACCGTCCAATTCAACGTATCGACCACTCAGACCTTCTCTATGCCAGTCTTGATGCGAAGTTTAAGGCTGTAGTTGAAGATGTAAAAGCTCGTCACCAAAAAGGTCAGCCGGTCTTGGTAGGTACAGTTGCCGTTGAAACCAGTGATTTCCTCTCCAAGAAATTGGTTGCTGCAGGTGTTCCTCACGAAGTCTTGAATGCGAAGAACCACTACAGAGAAGCGCAAATCATCATGAACGCTGGTCAACGTGGCGCAGTTACCATCGCAACCAACATGGCCGGTCGTGGTACCGACATCAAGCTTGGTGAAGGGGTTCGTGAACTTGGTGGTCTTTGCGTCATTGGTACAGAGCGCCACGAAAGTCGCCGTATTGATAACCAGCTTCGTGGACGTTCAGGGCGTCAAGGAGACCCAGGTGAGTCACAATTCTACTTGTCTCTTGAAGATGATTTGATGAAACGTTTCGGTTCAGAACGTTTGAAAGGTGTCTTTGAACGTCTCAACATGTCTGACGAAGCCATCGAATCTCGCATGTTAACGCGTCAAGTTGAAGCAGCTCAAAAACGTGTCGAAGGAAATAACTATGACACTCGTAAACAAGTCCTTCAATACGACGACGTTATGCGAGAACAACGTGAGATCATCTATGCACAACGTTATGATGTCATTACTGCAGATCGTGACTTGGCACCAGAAATCCATGCTATGATTCGTCGTACCATTGGACGTATCGTGGATGCACATGCACGTTCTAAGGAAGATGAAAAAATGGAAGCAATCTTGAACTTTGCTAAGTATAACTTGCTTCCAGAAGATTCAATTAGCCGTTCAGATCTTGCAGGTTTGTCAGACCAAGCTATCAAAGATGAACTATTCCAACGTGCCTTGAAAGTCTATGACAGCCAAGTTGCTAAGCTTCGTGACGAAGATGCAGTGAAAGAATTCCAAAAAGTCTTGATTCTACGTGTTGTAGACAACAAGTGGACAGACCATATCGATGCTCTTGACCAGTTGCGAAATGCTGTTGGTCTTCGTGGATATGCCCAAAACAACCCTGTTGTAGAATATCAAGCAGAAGGTTTCCGCATGTTTAACGACATGATTGGATCGATTGAATTCGATGTGACCCGCTTGATGATGAAAGCACAAATCCATGAACAAGAACGTCCGCAAACTGAACACAATATCAGTACAACTGCGACTCGTAATATCGCAGCGCAGCAGGCAAGTCTTCCAGAAGATTTGGACTTGAGCCAAATCGGACGAAACGACCAATGCCCATGTGGATCAGGTAAGAAATTCAAGAACTGTCATGGTAAGAGACAATAA
- a CDS encoding 3-deoxy-7-phosphoheptulonate synthase — translation MVFKAKSPKINIEEVRALSKLEGSALARKNQRDQELEAIIRGEDQRILLVIGPCSSDNEEAVLEYAKRLSALQEEVKDRIFMVMRVYTAKPRTNGDGYKGLIHQPNATEAPSLINGIKAVRQLHYRVITETGMTTADEMLYPENLPLVDDLISYMAVGARSVEDQQHRFVVSGADFSTGFKNPTSGNLNVMFNGIYAAQNKQSFLFLGKEVETTGNPLSHAILRGALNEYGKNIPNYYYDNLMDTIDQYEKMGLENPFIIIDTNHDNSGKQYMDQIRIVRQTLINRDWNEKIKKYVRGFMIESYLEDGRQNEPEVFGKSITDPCLGWDNTEALVREIYQTLGE, via the coding sequence ATGGTATTTAAAGCTAAAAGTCCTAAAATTAACATTGAAGAAGTTCGCGCCTTGTCTAAATTAGAGGGATCGGCTCTTGCGAGAAAAAATCAACGTGATCAGGAATTGGAAGCCATCATTCGTGGGGAAGACCAGCGTATTCTCTTGGTGATAGGACCATGTTCATCTGATAACGAAGAGGCGGTTCTCGAGTATGCTAAGCGCCTGTCTGCCTTGCAAGAAGAGGTCAAAGACCGTATTTTTATGGTCATGCGTGTCTATACGGCTAAACCTCGTACCAATGGGGATGGCTATAAGGGCTTGATTCATCAACCAAATGCGACAGAAGCACCTAGCTTGATTAATGGAATCAAGGCTGTTCGCCAGCTCCACTACCGCGTGATTACCGAGACGGGAATGACAACAGCGGATGAGATGCTTTATCCTGAAAATCTTCCGCTGGTGGATGATTTGATTTCTTATATGGCTGTTGGAGCTCGTTCTGTAGAGGATCAACAGCATCGTTTTGTAGTGAGTGGAGCGGATTTCTCAACAGGATTTAAAAATCCCACATCTGGAAATCTCAATGTCATGTTTAACGGGATTTATGCAGCGCAAAATAAACAGAGTTTCCTCTTCCTCGGTAAAGAGGTGGAAACAACAGGGAATCCATTGTCCCACGCCATTCTTCGCGGTGCCTTGAATGAATATGGGAAAAATATTCCTAACTACTACTATGACAATTTGATGGATACCATTGATCAGTATGAAAAGATGGGCTTGGAAAATCCCTTTATCATCATCGATACCAATCATGACAATTCAGGCAAGCAATACATGGATCAAATCCGTATCGTTCGTCAGACCTTGATTAACCGTGACTGGAATGAGAAAATCAAAAAATATGTTCGTGGTTTTATGATTGAGTCCTATCTAGAAGATGGACGTCAAAATGAGCCAGAAGTTTTTGGTAAGTCTATCACGGACCCTTGTCTAGGATGGGACAACACAGAAGCACTTGTTCGCGAAATCTACCAAACGCTAGGAGAGTAA